In Fusarium fujikuroi IMI 58289 draft genome, chromosome FFUJ_chr08, one genomic interval encodes:
- a CDS encoding related to hexose transporter protein, producing the protein MVGFAVGTATKKQDLAVAQAEAPQLAKVKWWADPGMRVLYFYAAILCVCSATTGYDGSMLNTSQAMDDWQDYFSHPTGSKLGILNSIYQIGSIASFPFAPFMADHFGRKIPIATGCLIMILGAFISAFTNGFGMYLGGRFLVGFGNSLAQLSCPVLLTEICHPQHRAIVSAIYNCLWNLGATLCAFIGLGTININSNWSWRSITLIQAVPSLIQITFIWWIPESPRWLMAHERHEEALNILAKYHANGDANNATVQFEYTEIKETIALEYQAQKSGSYLDFLRTRGNRYRLMLLVSLGIISQYSGNALISNYSNIIYEGAGIKDQAQKTGLNAGENMLKLFVAIGCSMGIDKFGRRPLFLTATVGMLLFFLAWTIVAARFEAGGEVEIKRLGYPQIALIWLFDVCYSIAWSGLIVAYALEICPFRLRARGLTIMNFFIQVALTIGNQTNPIALENLPNKWNFWCFYTVWIAVELAFVFFFYVETKGPTLEEIARIFDGDDANVAQVDLKDTEKQAVLETTEQVHHDERRDL; encoded by the exons ATGGTGGGTTTCGCTGTCGGTACAGCTACCAAGAAGCAGGACCTCGCCGTCGCGCAGGCTGAGGCTCCTCAGCTCGCAAAGGTCAAATGGTGGGCTGATCCTGGAATGCGCGTGCTGTACTTCTACGCCGCCATTCTGTGTGTCTGCTCTGCCACGACTGGTTACGATGG ATCCATGTTGAACACGTCGCAGGCCATGGACGATTGGCAGGATTATTTTAGTCACCCCACGGGCTCCAAGCTTGGTATTCTGAACTCAATCTACCAGATTGGTAGCATTGCCAGTTTCCCATTCGC TCCATTTATGGCTGATCACTTTGGCCGAAAGATCCCCATTGCCACGGGATGTCTCATCATGATTCTCGGCGCTTTCATCTCCGCCTTCACCAACGGATTTGGCA TGTACCTTGGTGGTCGATTCCTCGTCGGTTTCGGAAACTCTTTGGCCCAGCTCTCTTGCCCCGTTCTCCTCACCGAGATCTGCCATCCTCAGCACCGTGCCATCGTCTCTGCCATCTACAACTGTCTGTGGAACTTGGGTGCCACTC TCTGCGCTTTCATCGGTCTCGGCacgatcaacatcaacagcaactggTCATGGCGATCCATCACCCTCATCCAAGCCGTGCCATCTTTGATCCAGATCACATTTATCTGGTGGATCCCCGAGTCCCCCCGTTGGCTCATGGCCCACGAGCGTCACGAGGAAGCCCTTAACATCCTTGCCAAGTATCACGCCAACGGCGACGCCAACAACGCGACCGTGCAGTTTGAGTACaccgagatcaaggagaccATCGCCCTCGAATACCAGGCTCAGAAGAGCGGCAGCTACCTTGATTTCCTCCGAACCCGCGGTAACCGTTACCGTCTCATGCTCTTGGTTTCCCTGGGTATTATCTCGCAGTACTCTGGAAATGCTCTCATCAGCAACTATTCCAACATCATCTATGAGGGCGCTGGTATTAAGGACCAGGCCCAAAAGACCGGACTCAACGCAGGAGAGAACATGCTCAAGCTTTTCGTCGCTATTGGCTGCTCCATGGGAATTGATAAATTCGGCCGTCGTCCACTCTTCCTTACTGCCACTGTTG GTATgctgttgttcttcttggcctggacCATTGTGGCCGCCCGCTTCGAGGCCGGTGGCGAGGTCGAGATCAAGCGTCTTGGATACCCCCAGATCGCCCTCATCTGGCTCTTCGACGTTTGCTACTCCATCGCCTGGTCCGGTCTGATTGTCGCCTACGCTCTGGAGATCTGCCCCTTCAGACTCCGTGCTCGCGGTCTCACTATCATGAACTTCTTTATCCAGGTTGCCCTCACCATTGGCAACCAGACCAATCCCATCGCTCTCGAAAACCTTCCCAATAAATGGAACTTCTGGTGCTTCTATACT GTTTGGATCGCTGTTGAGCTcgcctttgtcttcttcttctacgtTGAGACTAAGGGCCCTACTCTGGAGGAGATTGCTAGAATcttcgatggtgatgacgCAAATGTCGCACAAGTCGACCTTAAGGACACTGAGAAGCAGGCTGTCCTTGAAACCACAGAGCAGGTGCATCATGATGAGCGCAGGGACTTGTAA
- a CDS encoding related to vegetatible incompatibility protein HET-E-1: MKRFSRFKKKLRSSNSTNEHSPQPKSVPEPASTSQITTPSGHQASGSSLTVPIVGSQVTLSPSAASAEPETVSPPPEESESTILSVPDRLWSKAYNILEEKEPDTVKKYEEILDQVQHEWVDTTAPEELQSLQHCKSLESRQMWRLVYSGLEKSKRQAQLKENISTVIETVDKLKGVVDKAVKYSTEAGIAWAGVSLGLEILSNPMKEPGLNREGIAYVVSRMEWYWNLAELVLQDNSSGSSAALRANLETQITDFYTKLLMFQMRSACLYYRNWAVVILRDAVKLDDWAGELNTIKDAERLICKDIEQYDNQDIRLKLKMIEISAVEQAESLKSICKFLREEARLNEKRRQDDKDNDCIASLLITDPRKDKRRIQKQKGDPLRESYEWILKSDAYQTFMDDPSSRVLWINGPPGKGKTMLLCGIIDELRKGLRPVSFFLCQANVKEEDLSSDIAVMRGLIYVLLEYQPSLMSEIRPSYDKQKDKLFNSINSSELLSDILSNMLQDPSLRGTVLLVDALDECTINRPKLTNLIAGLSKSCSTKWIVSSRDWPEICQELVDATGLISLDLEQERESVSQAVKSFISQKVDDLAKRKWKNDLDLKEKVFHYMQSHADDTFLWVALVCERLDDSGISKRLVEEELVKFPTSLTALYQAMMDRIADSSEADRLKKILALVCVVYRPLKSYEIPTLIDSMDNYDQDDVKDAIACCGSFLTLQNEEIFFVHQSAKEFLLDQGHEVLFPHGTNHKHANIFSRSLEAMENTLRQDIYKLGSPGTLNPVEVPSPDPLCAIKYSCVHWAQHFCKSESLKDPGLLGLRRVLEFFQSKFTNWLEALSLMKELSTAISSIVFLKTTFTGIKMQELIDFINDAHRFVRSHKRAIEISPLQVYCAALIFSPQSSVVRQKFSSQIPEWIIVKPEMENHWDHHIQSIYINHDAHHANHSPDGSYLAISTREGFDVYETVSGNLVHQEKSSRYWKQPVYSPDGLYLCVMNRESIIIFCATTFRLIRELQQPATPQRFFSSKRNNTTIASWGFMNWQPRATQCFFLPETNNITIVIGGDVVVMNWKTEEPISSLNRIVKSSSKIALLNATQIVGISPATTRVEIWDLYTGDCKQHFDWDVKDIGSVACSLDGHRIAAAASRSTIRLWHLDGTLGWVHKHDLNSVDVSCLTFSENSLMLISGSYGSSIMVWDETGCCVKELKGHSEAITYLSIRKNQLASVSWDETVKFWDLSDVVSDQVRQKQRSLSRTCDYSSRTSLQRSYPDRMHSLLFSPTGSMLVSGSPGETHIWDTATDICTDILLSSGASDPMRVSFTPDDKLVAMTDTYGKLGIWEADSLSGVNIDGETGLKIWGSIKDPQTKQHVILPFEKYGKVTQFFYPEDWKVLATSNTGVQEILYPRSGKRVKKQYSIPWTSPLAVYPDDTWILTHGIHRNSFAIREVTYPYDEKDLGSLEADAIPRDTPLLEKPWWRVATRYGVLAVGEPRDFEGTARVGWGLSLKMDWVMRGNERMLWIPAEYRRMALDVNASRVAFVCLSGQIQIMRFR; encoded by the exons ATGAAGCGCTTTTCTAGGTTCAAGAAGAAACTGCGGTCCTCAAACTCGACCAATGAACACTCGCCTCAGCCAAAATCTGTACCCGAGCCAGCTTCAACTAGCCAGATCACGACTCCATCAGGCCATCAAGCCAGCGGATCTTCTTTGACAGTGCCGATAGTGGGCTCTCAGGTTACCTTATCCCCGTCCGCTGCGTCTGCCGAGCCAGAAACTGTTTCTCCGCCTCCAGAGGAATCAGAAAGCACTATCCTCAGTGTACCTGACCGACTGTGGAGCAAAGCCTACAACATTCTCGAGGAGAAAGAACCCGATACCGTCAAAAAGTACGAAGAGATCTTGGACCAGGTGCAGCATGAGTGGGTAGATACAACGGCTCCGGAGGAGCTTCAGAGCCTGCAGCACTGCAAAAGCCTCGAATCACGACAGATGTGGAGATTGGTCTATTCTGGGCTTGAGAAGTCTAAGCGACAGGCTCAACTCAAAGAGAACATATCAACTGTTATTGAAACCGTCGATAAGCTCAAAGGTGTAGTAGACAAGGCGGTAAAATACTCCACTGAAGCTGGAATTGCATGGGCGGGTGTCAGCCTTGGCTTAGAG ATCCTTTCAAATCCCATGAAAGAACCGGGCCTGAATCGAGAAGGCATTGCTTATGTCGTGTCACGAATGGAGTGGTACTGGAACTTGGCTGAGTTGGTCCTCCAGGATAACTCGAGCGGTTCATCTGCCGCGTTGAGAGCCAATCTGGAAACTCAAATCACTGACTTCTACACGAAGCTTCTAATGTTTCAGATGCGAAGCGCTTGTCTCTACTACAGGAACTGGGCAGTTGTTATTCTACGAGATGCAGTCAAGCTTGACGATTGGGCTGGGGAGCTCAACACTATCAAAGATGCAGAACGTCTGATTTGCAAGGACATAGAGCAGTACGACAACCAGGATATCcggttgaagctgaagatgatcGAAATTTCTGCAGTGGAGCAAGCAGAGTCGCTGAAGAGTATCTGCAAATTTCTGAGAGAGGAGGCCCGATTGAACGAAAAAAGACGGCAAGACGATAAAGACAACGACTGCATCGCCTCCCTGTTGATCACGGACCCACGTAAGGACAAGAGAAGGATCCAAAAACAGAAGGGTGATCCACTCAGGGAATCATATGAATGGATATTGAAGAGCGATGCCTACCAGACATTCATGGATGATCCATCAAGTCGGGTTCTGTGGATCAACGGACCACCCGGAAAGGGCAAAACGATGCTGCTTTGCGGCATAATTGATGAACTGCGAAAGGGTCTCAGGCCCGTGTCGTTCTTCCTGTGTCAAGCAAacgtcaaagaagaagacttgTCCAGTGATATTGCTGTCATGAGAGGGTTGATCTATGTCCTTCTCGAGTATCAGCCATCTCTAATGTCTGAGATTCGTCCAAGTTATGACAAACAAAAAgacaagctcttcaacagcatcaaTAGCAGTGAACTTCTCAGCGACATTCTAAGCAACATGCTTCAAGATCCAAGTCTGCGTGGTACAGTTTTGCTTGTGGATGCTCTAGACGAGTGCACTATCAACAGACCGAAGCTCACAAATCTCATCGCGGGTCTATCTAAGTCCTGTAGCACTAAGTGGATCGTCTCGAGTCGCGACTGGCCTGAGATTTGTCAGGAGCTTGTAGATGCAACAGGATTGATCTCGCTTGACCTTGAACAGGAGCGAGAATCGGTTTCTCAGGCTGTCAAGTCATTTATCAGCCAGAAGGTTGATGATCTCGCAAagaggaagtggaagaaCGACCTGGACCTAAAAGAGAAAGTCTTCCATTACATGCAGTCTCATGCCGATGATACATTTCTTTGGGTAGCCTTGGTCTGCGAAAGGCTTGACGACTCAGGGATCAGCAAGCGTttggttgaggaggagctaGTTAAGTTCCCGACGAGCCTTACAGCCCTTTACCAGGCAATGATGGATCGAATTGCAGATTCATCCGAAGCTGATCGACTGAAAAAGATACTGGCCTTGGTTTGTGTCGTTTATCGCCCTCTAAAATCGTACGAGATACCGACACTCATCGATTCTATGGATAACTACGACCAAGACGATGTCAAAGACGCTATCGCATGTTGCGGCTCCTTCTTGACACTCCAAAATGAAGAGATCTTCTTTGTGCATCAATCAGCCAAGGAGTTTCTCCTCGATCAAGGTCACGAAGTTCTCTTTCCTCACGGAACAAACCACAAGCATGCGAACATCTTCTCTCGATCGCTTGAGGCCATGGAGAATACCCTTAGACAGGATATCTACAAACTTGGTTCGCCCGGAACTCTCAATCCAGTTGAAGTCCCAAGTCCCGACCCACTATGTGCTATCAAATACTCATGCGTCCATTGGGCGCAGCACTTTTGCAAGTCAGAGTCCCTGAAGGACCCTGGCCTTTTAGGCCTCAGAAGAGTGCTCGAATTCTTTCAGTCGAAATTTACAAATTGGTTAGAAGCACTAAGTCTCATGAAAGAATTGTCTACAGCTATTTCAAGTATAGTCTTCCTGAAAACCACATTT ACCGGCATTAAAATGCAGGAGCTCATCGATTTCATTAATGACGCTCACCGATTTGTTCGGAGTCACAAACGTGCTATTGAAATCTCTCCACTCCAGGTTTATTGTGCTGCGCTTATATTTAGCCCTCAGAGCAGTGTTGTTCGTCAAAAGTTCTCCTCCCAGATACCTGAGTGGATCATTGTCAAGCCAGAGATGGAAAACCATTGGGATCATCACATACAATCAATTTATATCAACCACGATGCACATCACGCCAACCACTCTCCTGATGGCTCCTACTTAGCTATTTCAACTCGTGAAGGGTTCGATGTCTATGAAACAGTCTCGGGTAATTTGGTTCACCAAGAGAAGAGCAGCAGGTATTGGAAACAGCCAGTATATTCTCCAGATGGGCTATATCTATGCGTTATGAACCGTGAAAGCATCATTATCTTTTGTGCAACTACGTTCAGGTTGATACGGGAACTGCAGCAGCCTGCTACACCCCAACGTTTCTTTTCAtcaaaaagaaacaacaCTACCATTGCAAGTTGGGGATTCATGAATTGGCAGCCTCGGGCAACTCAATGTTTCTTCTTGCCAGAAACAAACAATATTACCATTGTAATTGGAGGAGACGTTGTGGTCATGAATTGGAAGACCGAAGAACCTATATCTAGTCTCAACCGGATTGTCAAGTCATCCAGCAAAATAGCCTTATTGAACGCAACTCAGATTGTCGGGATCTCCCCAGCTACCACGAGGGTTGAGATCTGGGACTTATACACAGGTGACTGCAAGCAACATTTCGATTGGGACGTTAAAGACATTGGGTCAGTGGCCTGCTCATTGGACGGGCATCGgattgcagcagcagcgtcaCGATCCACTATCCGACTCTGGCACTTGGATGGTACGCTGGGCTGGGTCCATAAACACGACTTGAATAGTGTTGATGTGTCATGTCTCACATTCTCAGAAAATAGCCTTATGCTAATCTCAGGCTCGTATGGAAGTTCCATCATGGTCTGGGATGAGACAGGATGCTGTGTCAAGGAACTGAAGGGACACTCCGAAGCAATCACGTACCTGTCAATACGTAAAAACCAGTTGGCATCTGTAAGCTGGGATGAAACTGTTAAGTTTTGGGATTTGTCTGATGTTGTTTCGGACCAAGTCAGGCAGAAACAGCGATCATTGTCTCGGACATGTGATTATTCATCTCGAACATCCCTGCAACGTTCTTATCCTGACAGGATGCATAGCCTTCTATTCTCTCCCACTGGCAGTATGCTAGTATCGGGATCACCCGGAGAGACGCATATCTGGGATACGGCGACAGATATCTGCACAGACATCCTTCTTTCCAGTGGGGCTTCGGACCCTATGCGGGTAAGCTTCACGCCCGATGATAAACTAGTGGCAATGACAGACACGTATGGCAAGCTCGGCATTTGGGAAGCGGATTCGTTGTCTGGTGTCAACATTGACGGGGAAACGGGGCTGAAAATCTGGGGTTCGATCAAGGATCCTCAAACAAAACAGCATGTTATCCTGCCATTCGAGAAATATGGGAAGGTCACCCAATTCTTTTATCCAGAAGATTGGAAAGTCCTGGCTACTTCTAACACCGGGGTCCAAGAAATCCTGTATCCAAGGTCGGGAAAGCGGGTCAAGAAGCAATATTCAATTCCCTGGACGAGTCCTTTGGCAGTTTACCCAGACGATACATGGATCTTGACACACGGTATACA